The Daucus carota subsp. sativus chromosome 2, DH1 v3.0, whole genome shotgun sequence genome includes a window with the following:
- the LOC108209546 gene encoding cytosolic Fe-S cluster assembly factor NBP35, whose translation MTDKMAKSARENGDNNIPEDANEHCPGPASESAGKSDACAGCPNQDACASAPKGPDPDLVAIAERMATVKHKILVLSGKGGVGKSTFSAQLSYALAAMDFQVGLLDIDICGPSIPKMLGLEGQEIHQSNLGWSPVYVESNLGVMSIGFMLPNPDDAVIWRGPRKNGIIKQFLKDVYWGELDFLVVDAPPGTSDEHISIVQFLQETGIDGAIIVTTPQQVSLIDVRKEVSFCKKVGIQVLGVVENMSGLSQSVPDFKFARMSTIGEEVDVTEWAINLMKERAPELMNLVACSEVFDSSGGGAKKMCVDMGVPFLGKVPLDPQLCKAAEEGRSCFSDSKCRASAPALKRIIEKLVATQMPDMINDA comes from the exons ATGACAGATAAAATGGCGAAGAGTGCCAGAGAAAACGGTGACAATAATATCCCCGAAGATGCCAATGAAC ATTGCCCAGGTCCTGCATCGGAGTCTGCTGGTAAATCTGATGCTTGTGCTGGTTGCCCTAATCAGGATGCTTGTGCTTCCGCCCCCAAAGGCCCTGACCCtg atttGGTTGCAATTGCAGAAAGAATGGCTACTGTAAAACACAAGATACTAGTTTTATCTGGCAAGGGTGGGGTTGGCAAGAGCACATTCTCTGCTCAACTTTCATATGCACTGGCAGCTATGGACTTTCAAGTGGGTCTCCTTGATATTGATATTTGTGGTCCAAGCATCCCAAAAATGCTTGGTCTTGAAGGCCAAGAGATTCACCAGAGTAATCTTGGATGGTCTCCTGTCTATGTGGAGTCCAATCTCGGTGTCATGTCAATTGGGTTCATGCTCCCCAATCCAGATGATGCTGTCATATGGAGAGGCCCTCGCAAAAACGGAATCATCAAGCAATTCCTGAAGGATGTCTACTGGGGGGAGCTTGATTTTCTGGTAGTTGATGCTCCACCAGGGACTTCAGATGAACATATATCAATTGTTCAGTTCCTCCAAGAAACAGGAATCGATGGTGCTATAATAGTCACTACACCACAACAGGTCTCCCTGATAGATGTCAGGAAAGAGGTTAGTTTCTGCAAGAAAGTTGGAATACAAGTTCTCGGGGTGGTTGAAAATATGAGTGGATTGTCTCAGTCGGTTCCAGATTTCAAATTTGCACGGATGTCAACTATAGGTGAAGAGGTAGACGTGACAGAGTGGGCAATAAATCTCATGAAAGAGAGAGCACCGGAACTTATGAATTTGGTTGCTTGCAGTGAAGTGTTCGACAGCAGTGGTGGTGGTGCTAAAAAAATGTGTGTAGACATGGGTGTACCCTTTCTTGGCAAGGTACCATTAGACCCTCAATTATGTAAAGCAGCAGAGGAAGGCAGGTCCTGCTTTTCGGATAGCAAGTGTAGAGCGAGTGCACCTGCGTTAAAGCGGATCATAGAGAAACTGGTAGCAACACAAATGCCAGATATGATAAATGATGCTTAA
- the LOC108206698 gene encoding vesicle transport protein GOT1: MMEMNDRKKIGLGLTGFGVFFSFLGVMFFFDKGLMAIGNILFVSGVMLTIGLKSSLQFFMKRSNFKGTISFGFGFFFVIIGWPIIGMILEAYGFVVLFSGFWPTLAVFVQKIPIIGWLFQQPFIRSFFDSYKGKRMPV; this comes from the exons ATGATGGAGATGAATGACCGCAAAA AGATTGGGCTAGGATTGACCGGATTTGGGGTCTTTTTCTCATTTCTTGGAGTGATGTTCTTTTTTGACAAAGGACTAATGGCTATAGGAAAT ATCCTATTTGTATCAGGAGTGATGTTAACCATTGGTTTGAAGTCCTCCCTACAGTTCTTCATGAAACGTAGCAATTTTAAG GGAACAATATCTTTTGGTTTTGGGTTTTTCTTTGTTATCATTGGATGGCCCATTATTGGAATGATTTTAGAGGCATATGGATTTGTTGTACTCTTCAG CGGATTTTGGCCTACTCTGGCAGTTTTCGTGCAGAAGATACCTATTATTGGTTGGCTGTTCCAGCAGCCATTTATTAGATCC TTTTTTGATAGTTACAAAGGTAAACGGATGCCTGTATAA
- the LOC108209547 gene encoding haloacid dehalogenase-like hydrolase domain-containing protein Sgpp produces MGSSAENSTAGMSSFSRLAPLEAVLFDIDGTLCDSDPLHVLAFQELLPQIGFNGGVPITEEFFIQHFAGKHNDDIASFLFPDDHARGVKFMEDKEAVFRRIAKDHLKPINGLDKLVKWIETRGLRRAAVTNAPRPNADMMVSVLGLSEFFEFVIVGDECEHAKPFPDPYLKAIEQLKVSKDHTFICEDSVSGITAGVAAGMAVVGLTTRNPEDLLKTAKPTLLVKDYADPKLWAALEEIDRKTGAAAGIP; encoded by the exons ATGGGTTCTTCAGCTGAAAATTCAACCGCCGG CATGTCGTCTTTCTCGAGATTGGCTCCACTCGAAGCAGTACTGTTTGACATTGATGGAACTTTGTGCGATTCAGATCCTCTCCATGTCTTGGCTTTCCAGGAATTGCTTCCACAA ATAGGCTTCAATGGCGGGGTACCTATCACCGAAGAGTTTTTTATTCAGCATTTTGCTGGGAAGCATAATGATGATATTGCTTCTTTCCTTTTTCCTGATGACCATGCAAGGGGTGTTAAATTTATGGAAGATAAAGAGGCAGTGTTTAGGAG AATCGCCAAGGATCATCTTAAGCCTATAAATGGTCTTGACAAATTGGTGAAATGGATTGAAACCCGTGGTTTGAGAAGAGCTGCTGTTACTAATGCTCCTAGGCCAAATGCTGATATGATGGTCTCTGTTCTTGGCTTATCAGAATTCTTTGAATTTGTTATTGTCGGGGATGAGTGTGAGCATGCTAAACCTTTCCCAGATCCCTACTTAAAGGCCATCGAACAACTCAAGGTGTCAAAAGATCACACATTCATCTGTGAG GATTCTGTTTCAGGAATAACAGCCGGGGTTGCTGCTGGAATGGCTGTTGTTGGCTTAACGACCAGAAATCCTGAAGACTTGTTAAAGACAGCAAAACCAACCCTACTTGTTAAGGATTATGCAGATCCAAAATTGTGGGCTGCTCTGGAAGAGATTGATAGGAAGACAGGTGCAGCAGCAGGCATCccctga